One part of the Paraglaciecola sp. L3A3 genome encodes these proteins:
- a CDS encoding hybrid sensor histidine kinase/response regulator, protein MPLTQDQSIKDKIHIEQIKIMHGSIPVLLFINLMVGCALSYGFSDVIPAASIYTCLSLLLVMVTIRSAFYLKYRNNFEPNNLRPYQLSLILGSAFAGITWGTISFLYFPVDDQNYQLFLLMALMAMTGGSAFTFSIYMPGYFAYVPTIMLSITLQYFLIGDKYHNTLGFVSLVYLLVLTLFNLKINKNFKESLALRFQNLNLIEQLKAQKEEAERANKAKSMFLAAASHDLRQPLYALGLFTSVLDETIKYPKVKRVVEQINASVDALTNLFDKLLDISQLDAGVVTVKKRNFVLSDIFDKLSKEYSREAQEKDIKLSWPTFYPAVYSEPDLLERILRNYLSNALKYTSNGRVEVSCEAQEGLVYIQVKDSGIGMNQETLEKIYEEFYQVNNPERDRQKGLGLGLSIVKRTADLLEHQILVTSTVGKGSTFSIAVTQAEMMLNKHDDVIKLKNTKPQIQATNKLVLIIDDEESIREGLSSILTLWKYQVITALDLDDAMKQLEAQGQKPDVIISDYRLKENKTGVDAIKALHQHFKAEIPALLITGDMMQDRLIDIKKSNFQVLFKPVPPMKLRSFLRSIE, encoded by the coding sequence TTGCCTCTCACTCAAGATCAATCCATCAAAGACAAAATTCACATTGAACAAATTAAAATCATGCATGGTTCTATTCCGGTGCTTTTATTTATCAATTTAATGGTGGGTTGCGCGCTTTCATATGGCTTTTCGGATGTGATACCTGCCGCTTCGATTTATACCTGTTTGTCTTTATTGCTGGTGATGGTGACAATTCGAAGCGCATTTTATCTGAAGTATAGAAACAATTTTGAGCCGAATAATTTGCGGCCTTATCAACTATCACTAATATTAGGTAGCGCATTTGCCGGTATTACTTGGGGTACTATCAGTTTTTTATATTTCCCAGTAGATGATCAAAATTATCAACTTTTTCTACTAATGGCTTTAATGGCTATGACTGGTGGCTCGGCATTTACTTTTAGCATTTACATGCCAGGATATTTTGCTTATGTACCCACCATAATGCTGTCGATCACCCTGCAATATTTTTTAATTGGCGATAAATATCATAATACTTTAGGCTTTGTATCACTGGTGTATTTACTTGTGTTGACCTTATTCAACCTTAAAATTAATAAGAATTTTAAGGAAAGCTTGGCATTACGTTTTCAAAACTTAAATTTGATAGAGCAGCTTAAAGCCCAAAAAGAAGAAGCCGAACGGGCGAATAAAGCAAAATCTATGTTTTTAGCGGCAGCTAGCCACGATCTTCGTCAACCCCTGTATGCCTTAGGCTTATTTACTTCGGTATTAGATGAAACCATTAAGTACCCTAAGGTGAAACGTGTAGTTGAACAAATTAACGCATCAGTAGACGCACTGACCAACCTTTTTGACAAATTACTGGATATCTCTCAGCTTGATGCTGGTGTGGTGACAGTGAAAAAACGAAACTTTGTGTTAAGTGATATTTTTGACAAATTGTCTAAAGAATACTCCAGAGAAGCACAAGAAAAAGATATCAAACTAAGTTGGCCAACATTTTATCCAGCGGTTTATAGTGAGCCCGATTTATTAGAACGCATACTCAGAAACTATTTATCCAATGCCCTTAAATACACCTCAAATGGCCGTGTTGAGGTTTCTTGCGAAGCGCAAGAAGGACTCGTGTATATTCAAGTAAAAGACTCTGGTATTGGCATGAACCAAGAAACTCTTGAAAAAATTTATGAAGAATTTTATCAAGTCAATAATCCAGAACGAGATCGACAAAAAGGTTTAGGTCTGGGTTTGTCTATCGTAAAAAGAACCGCCGATTTACTTGAGCATCAAATTTTGGTCACTTCCACAGTAGGCAAAGGCTCAACATTTTCAATTGCTGTCACACAAGCTGAAATGATGCTGAATAAACATGACGATGTCATTAAATTAAAGAATACAAAGCCACAAATTCAAGCCACAAATAAACTTGTACTGATTATTGATGATGAAGAAAGTATCCGCGAAGGACTAAGCTCTATTCTAACACTTTGGAAATATCAGGTAATCACAGCACTCGATCTTGACGATGCAATGAAACAGCTTGAAGCGCAGGGGCAAAAACCAGATGTGATCATTTCAGACTATCGATTAAAAGAAAATAAGACTGGGGTGGACGCGATTAAAGCCTTGCATCAACACTTTAAGGCAGAGATCCCTGCCCTTTTGATTACCGGCGACATGATGCAAGATCGCTTAATCGATATAAAAAAGAGCAACTTCCAAGTGCTTTTTAAACCGGTACCGCCAATGAAACTCAGATCATTTTTAAGAAGTATCGAATAA
- a CDS encoding response regulator transcription factor encodes MKILVVDDHTLFREGLVYVFDKLEDDTTVLEASSYENAVSLLNEDPDIDLVLLDLCMPDKDGFSLLSYCRKHFPLVTAVVLSASKQQSDLNRALEGGASGFIPKDSSSKEMLNALRLIMLGEIYVPASIVKDSVQDQDTSESLTPRQYEVVEMMMKGLSNKKIALEMGIAEATIKMHITAIFKRLGVSNRTEAAIAAQKLGAFK; translated from the coding sequence TTGAAAATTCTTGTTGTAGACGATCACACCCTATTTCGCGAAGGCTTAGTTTACGTGTTTGATAAGCTTGAAGATGACACAACTGTTTTAGAGGCTAGTAGCTATGAAAATGCGGTGTCTTTGCTAAATGAAGATCCTGATATAGATTTAGTTTTATTAGATTTATGTATGCCTGATAAAGATGGTTTTAGTCTTTTAAGTTATTGTAGAAAACACTTTCCTCTTGTTACGGCTGTGGTGTTATCTGCATCGAAGCAACAAAGTGATTTAAATCGAGCGCTCGAAGGTGGCGCTTCAGGTTTTATTCCAAAAGATAGCTCTAGTAAAGAGATGTTAAATGCGCTGCGTTTAATTATGTTAGGTGAAATATACGTCCCTGCATCGATAGTTAAAGATTCAGTTCAGGATCAAGATACATCTGAGTCACTCACGCCAAGACAATATGAAGTGGTTGAAATGATGATGAAAGGATTATCGAACAAAAAAATAGCACTAGAAATGGGCATTGCCGAAGCCACCATTAAAATGCATATCACTGCTATTTTTAAGCGACTGGGTGTCAGTAATCGAACTGAAGCGGCAATTGCTGCACAAAAACTAGGGGCTTTTAAATAA
- a CDS encoding phosphatidylcholine/phosphatidylserine synthase has product MTTSNETVQALPPSIISYVKDLPNICSLSGLFCTILAIYFSITGVYYAAMIGMVWAVAFDWADGLVARKMKGRTGSDRIFGGQLDLLIDIVSYGVAPAILLLSFAEFNPLLLPVAFVMIAASAIRLSYFSTFGLSDSSKYTGLALDNNSLILVFIFLLEAFIPIETFSIILCVSALTLAALNVSQIKTPKLSGNPRNVYLLAFYTLGITAIYAWKLA; this is encoded by the coding sequence ATGACCACCAGCAATGAAACAGTTCAAGCGTTACCCCCATCGATTATATCTTACGTTAAAGATCTTCCTAATATTTGCTCTCTTAGTGGATTATTCTGCACTATTCTAGCCATCTATTTTAGTATTACCGGCGTTTATTATGCCGCAATGATAGGCATGGTCTGGGCTGTTGCCTTTGATTGGGCCGATGGTTTAGTGGCAAGAAAAATGAAAGGACGAACAGGCAGTGACCGAATTTTTGGTGGCCAACTCGATTTATTAATAGACATTGTTAGTTATGGTGTAGCTCCCGCTATTCTATTGTTAAGTTTTGCCGAATTTAACCCATTATTACTACCTGTAGCTTTCGTAATGATCGCAGCCAGTGCAATACGTTTAAGTTATTTTAGTACATTCGGTTTATCTGACTCATCGAAATACACAGGCTTAGCACTGGATAATAACAGCCTGATATTAGTCTTTATCTTCCTGTTAGAAGCTTTCATTCCAATTGAAACATTTTCAATCATTCTTTGTGTCAGTGCATTGACTCTGGCCGCTCTAAATGTGTCACAGATCAAGACACCCAAACTTTCTGGCAATCCACGAAACGTTTATTTACTAGCGTTTTATACCCTAGGAATTACAGCAATTTACGCATGGAAACTTGCATAA
- a CDS encoding adenylyltransferase/cytidyltransferase family protein has product MLVYTVGTFDLLHVGHLALLEYCRSLGNSLAVGVASDRVVNSYKPNVPVIPLEQRMEMLKALSCVDIVRPYDELEYVSGCIELNADIFVIGEDWGNQPHNLAVESYLKLAGKQIEKVLYNPRTSSTTIKQNVMAQSNHWPTALVAGQR; this is encoded by the coding sequence ATGCTTGTATATACTGTAGGTACTTTTGATTTACTTCATGTAGGGCATCTTGCTTTACTGGAGTACTGTAGATCACTTGGCAACTCTCTCGCTGTAGGCGTAGCTTCTGATCGTGTAGTGAATTCTTACAAACCCAATGTGCCAGTCATTCCTTTAGAGCAAAGAATGGAAATGCTAAAAGCCTTAAGTTGTGTGGATATTGTTCGTCCTTACGATGAGCTTGAGTATGTATCTGGCTGTATAGAACTCAATGCTGATATTTTCGTTATTGGCGAAGACTGGGGTAACCAACCACATAATTTAGCAGTAGAGTCATATCTAAAATTAGCAGGAAAACAAATAGAAAAAGTACTGTATAACCCTCGTACATCATCAACCACCATAAAACAAAATGTGATGGCACAAAGTAATCATTGGCCAACAGCTTTAGTTGCTGGGCAGCGATAA
- a CDS encoding arylsulfatase: MKRILNCVCSILVLSVTGNLYANEQMAQPLASLTKPNIVFVITDDQGYGDMANRGNPIIKTPQLDRIHDESVRFTNYHVSTTCAPSRASLMTGRHSNRVNAFHTISGRSILWEDERLLPQVLAENGYTNGLFGKWHLGDNYPFRPEDRGFHEVVRHAAGGITQGPDYWRNDYFDDTYWHNGELQSYKGYATDVFFDEAIAFIEHNKDNPFFAYISTNAPHAPYNVPEEYYNLYKDVPNLADRFKRFYGMITNIDDNVKRLEDKLKSLGLRDNTIFIFTTDNGTAGGNKVFDGGLRGSKGSQYEGGHRVPFFVRWPAGAINGGVDVDRLVSHYDILPTFVDLLGLKFTPTKPLDGISFAPLLNDKDGKWPNRILFMDTQRGQNLVKYQKYAVMDQDWRLVDGVELYNVTKDLAQTENVISEHPEVAARLAEGYERWWQSIKNDHPNERYAYIKVGSAYENPSRISSHDMLTGKHLHVWHQYGAANASQGTGRWKIEFLEDAQYKISLRRFPPESGLAINATFPQQERRIELDRVFPASVKDDFTSAYLYVAGINGSQRIAAGQEQVDFTSFVPAGRYDMEAQLIDKDGRVYPAYYVYIEKL, from the coding sequence ATGAAACGAATACTGAATTGTGTATGTTCTATTCTGGTTTTGAGCGTAACGGGGAACCTTTACGCAAATGAGCAAATGGCGCAGCCTTTGGCGAGTCTTACTAAACCGAATATCGTCTTTGTGATTACCGATGATCAAGGCTACGGAGATATGGCGAATCGAGGAAATCCAATCATCAAAACACCGCAGTTAGATCGTATTCATGATGAATCTGTGCGTTTTACCAATTACCATGTTTCTACTACCTGCGCTCCGAGTCGTGCTTCTTTGATGACAGGCCGACACAGTAATCGTGTCAATGCTTTTCATACAATTAGCGGTCGCTCTATACTGTGGGAAGATGAACGCTTGCTGCCTCAAGTGTTAGCTGAGAATGGCTACACCAATGGTCTTTTCGGTAAATGGCATCTAGGTGATAATTACCCTTTTCGCCCTGAAGATCGTGGTTTTCACGAGGTGGTACGGCATGCTGCTGGTGGTATAACTCAAGGCCCAGATTATTGGCGTAATGATTACTTCGACGATACCTATTGGCATAACGGAGAATTGCAAAGCTACAAAGGTTATGCCACTGATGTTTTTTTCGATGAGGCTATAGCGTTTATCGAACACAATAAAGACAACCCCTTCTTTGCCTACATTTCTACTAATGCCCCACACGCGCCTTACAATGTTCCAGAAGAATATTACAACCTCTACAAAGATGTACCTAATCTAGCAGATCGTTTCAAACGTTTTTACGGAATGATCACCAATATCGACGACAATGTGAAACGCTTAGAGGATAAATTAAAAAGCTTAGGTTTGCGCGACAATACCATTTTCATTTTCACCACCGACAATGGTACAGCGGGTGGTAACAAAGTCTTCGACGGCGGACTGCGTGGCAGTAAAGGTAGTCAATACGAAGGTGGCCACCGCGTACCATTTTTTGTGCGCTGGCCTGCAGGCGCTATCAATGGAGGTGTAGATGTCGATCGTTTAGTGTCACATTATGATATTTTGCCAACCTTTGTTGATCTTTTGGGCTTAAAGTTTACCCCCACTAAGCCTCTGGACGGTATTAGCTTTGCACCGCTACTTAACGACAAGGATGGCAAATGGCCAAATCGTATTCTGTTTATGGATACGCAACGGGGTCAAAACTTAGTTAAGTACCAAAAGTATGCCGTTATGGATCAAGATTGGCGTCTAGTCGATGGTGTTGAGTTATATAATGTCACTAAAGATTTAGCGCAGACAGAAAATGTGATTTCTGAGCATCCCGAAGTGGCTGCACGTTTAGCCGAAGGTTATGAACGCTGGTGGCAGTCTATTAAAAATGACCACCCGAATGAGCGTTATGCTTATATCAAGGTGGGTTCTGCTTATGAGAATCCCAGCCGTATTTCTTCTCATGATATGCTGACTGGTAAACATTTGCATGTTTGGCACCAGTATGGAGCCGCCAATGCGTCTCAGGGCACGGGCCGCTGGAAAATTGAGTTTCTTGAGGATGCTCAATACAAAATCAGTCTCCGACGATTTCCGCCCGAAAGCGGTTTGGCAATTAATGCTACGTTTCCTCAGCAAGAAAGGCGAATCGAGTTAGACAGAGTGTTCCCGGCGAGTGTAAAGGACGATTTTACTTCTGCTTACCTTTACGTTGCTGGGATCAATGGCAGTCAAAGGATAGCCGCTGGACAAGAGCAGGTAGACTTCACCAGTTTCGTTCCTGCAGGGCGTTACGATATGGAAGCTCAGTTGATCGACAAAGATGGACGAGTGTATCCAGCGTATTACGTCTATATTGAAAAACTGTAA
- a CDS encoding HAD family phosphatase: MHQVAVNQDTNTLLFDHDGTLVNSERVHYELWQKVANFYGVTIDEEFYSDVMAGVPTKQNALDVVSHFNLSVSPSVLEKQKLDSVINYLQQQAFPLMPYAKEAIIAAFNAGFTLGIVTAGSKTSVYKTLETYQLTPYISCIVAVEDVQNSKPAPDCYLKAAQHLGKTPQQCVAIEDTQHGMQAAISAGIPCVAIPTPHSQNHDFSLASSRYASLQEWLQAEIIKA; encoded by the coding sequence ATGCATCAAGTTGCGGTAAATCAAGACACCAACACCTTATTATTTGACCACGATGGCACACTGGTTAATTCTGAACGTGTGCATTATGAATTGTGGCAAAAGGTGGCAAACTTTTATGGAGTCACGATCGATGAAGAGTTTTATAGCGATGTGATGGCGGGGGTTCCCACCAAACAAAATGCTCTAGATGTGGTGTCTCATTTTAATTTATCGGTATCGCCTAGCGTGCTAGAAAAACAAAAGCTCGATTCTGTTATCAACTACTTACAACAGCAAGCTTTTCCATTAATGCCCTATGCAAAAGAAGCGATAATAGCGGCGTTCAACGCTGGATTTACCTTAGGGATAGTCACGGCAGGCAGCAAAACCTCGGTATATAAAACCTTAGAAACCTACCAATTAACACCTTATATTTCGTGTATTGTTGCGGTAGAAGATGTGCAAAATAGCAAACCCGCACCAGATTGTTACTTAAAAGCAGCGCAACACCTTGGCAAAACCCCACAGCAATGTGTAGCAATTGAAGACACGCAACACGGTATGCAAGCGGCGATTTCTGCAGGCATACCCTGTGTTGCCATACCTACCCCGCATTCCCAAAATCACGATTTTTCATTAGCCTCATCCCGTTATGCAAGTTTACAAGAATGGCTACAGGCAGAGATTATAAAGGCATAG